CATATACATGACAAGAAAACAGTGGATACAGTATACAGAACCTTTACAGAAAACTATAAGCGACTCTGGAATTTCTTTGCTGAGACATATAAACTGTTATGACCAAGAAATGCACGAGTACACTACCAACCAGGAAATCCCGTCAATATAAACGCGCTCTCAATTCTAAGAGTCTTTCGTCAGGCTGCATATTACACAAAAGCAGACTTTcctttttgttgtgttgtcGAAGTAATATTATCGATCTGGCAGGCAAAGTTTTAATCTCATATTTTATATTAACACATAAATggttaaataaaagaaaaaaaaatcagatgagGAGACAATGGAAATTACGCGgttataaatgataaataaataaataaatttgttcaGTAAAAACCGTGTAAGAGAACTGCAAGCTTTCTAGACGAGAATTATAAGGTTTCATCTTCTTGACACCCCGTCCTCCCCTCCCAGTTGCAAGTAAGTGTTTAAATTGCCGTCAAAGGACTCCGGGTGTCCTTCAGATGCGTGAGCCTGAGTTTCACAGtgttaattttatatttaagaCAAATAAGTAGATGCCATCGCCCAAAATGACAATGGAAATATTATTGGGGTAATATAAAAATGCCAGGTTAAAACTTGGTAATAcaacttttttcacttttaatttgAACAATTCACGGAACAGTCTCACGTTAAAAATGTGGTTCACTATGACTTTATTCAGTAAGATCATAGAAATTTATGCATGTTTATATTTAAACGATTCAGGTACTCCTGCTCCACAGTGTTCCAACATTATGTAAAACATATACCTGAACCAAATGCACTAAAAGAAAGACGTGAGTTGGATTCTCAAGTCATGCGTCAACACTTAAACGAATTTCAAAATCAAATTATTGTCCAATGCTCTTGTAGTGTAGCCTAAAGAAATAGGCCTACCATCTGAAAGTGACgactgaattattattattttaactgcCTGTTTTAAGGACTTTAATATGCCAAAGTATTGAAGTCAATTTTCTGTGACGTTTTTAATCACAAGCCTTGACATAAATAGGCTACCCAAACTTGCTGTGAGAATTGTCAAAAGTGAATTCTTGTGGCTGGAAACTTCTGAAAGCCTACCTGGCGAGTCAccgagaagaaagaagagagtccTGGGGGACTTTCTCCGTAACTTCTTGAAAACAGTCACCGCTGTCTTGAAATCCAAGTTTGGGACTACGCAAACTCTGAAGCACACTTGTCAAACTTTCTTGCTTATAACAGTCCTGGTGCgggttggggggaaaaaaaccccatcagcCTAAGAAAAAGTTTGTTCAAGTCAGCTGACCCCACGTCAGAAGACTTGTACCTCCTTACATTCTCCccacaaactttttttcttgaagttCACTCGATTTTAGTGCTTCAGGCAAAGATCTCACATTTTATCGCTTGAAGAAGTTTAAcgaaaatgaaatgcagaacATTTGGAGTACGAGTAATCGAATGATGAATACTTTACttcaatgtttatttttcagtgtttattctCAATAAAAGTATGAAAACAATCACACAAGCAAGTCTTTGGAATTTGTTTACACGTGTCTtacatctttcatttttcagaagCATGTTTTATCttgaaaataaagataaaaataggAAACTAATCTTTTGTTGGGTGCTAGTTCATGTTTCGCATAGTTGTACATGAGCAGATTTTCCTTTTACATTGAATAGTTTCATGAAGCATTTACAGATAATAGTCAGCCTCCTTTGGAAGACACATACAAATTAGAAAATTATAACTCCAAAAGTAATCATCTTTACGGATTAAATTCAAATGTTAATTCGACCAGTACAAAGAGGGGTCCATTCATCAAGCGAAAAAAAGTTGTCGACAGAAAATCATTCACGGAACGACAGTATCATTAGTTATGTTGCGCCATCTAGTGTATAATTTcatgtatttcatattttatatatttaatagaGGAGTGTACGTGGTAAACCACCACGTAATATGTAGCCTACGCGACGATGACCGTACTGCAATATAGACTGCCTCAAGTTACCACTCTTTTCTCAATCAAAGCTGGATCCTTCCGGACACTTCCCACTGTCGAACTGTACCTTTTCCTTGTGCATAAAATTGTCTGCAGCCGTCAAATCAGTGGGGAAAAGCGGGGGGAGACTGTTGTCAAGTTCGGAGGTAAAATGCCCCATATACCTTTTTGTGGAATTCGTTCTTATCCTCTTGCAAAGCAAATACAGCACCTCCAGCACATTTAAAGCAAGAGACACACACGCTACAGCAAGCATGAAAATGATAAAGATAGTCTTTTCTGTTGGTCGTGACATAAAACACTCTACCTTTGTATGGCAGGGGAATTTCTTACACAGAAATCTTGGCACCATCACAAACCCATACAAATAATATTGTCCGACTATGAACCCAATCTCGATGAGGATCTTTGCAAAGAGTTGGGTCAAGTAGCTGCCTAGAAGAGTTCCTCTGATCCTGACTCTACCATTGTCATCAGTATATTTGGGTACCTTCACTGTCTGGTCTCTCTGGCGTTGCTCTCGTAGCTTGTTCTCCTTGTGGATGACGGTCACGGCATGGCCCAGGTAGACCAGAGTCGGAGTGGACACGAAGATGATCTGCAGCACCCAGAATCGGATGTGAGATATGGGGAAGATCCAGTCATAACACACCAGCTCACAACCTGGTGTTTCGGTATTACAGACAAAACCCGACTGTTCATCtccccacacactctctgctcCTGCCCCCAACACCAGGATCCTGAAGATGAAGAGGACACTCATCCATATCTTGCcaatgactgtggagtgggcTTGGACACTGTCCAGCAACTTCGATAGAAACCCCCAGTCCCCCATTTCATCAAATGTGCAGAAATTCTCTAGGTGACAGAAATACACAGTTACATTACCAGCTCAATAGCACATTACACCTGTATGAAACATAGTTTATTTGTGCTCTATTTTCAGATACCATCTCCCCACCAAACTTAAAGTCAGCATTTTTCACTGTGCTGTGGATTAGGCCCACTAGCCTGCTTTGGTTCAGATGCATAAGACCATGCTTCGGCTTGTGAAAAGTTAGATAAGATAGATTAAAGTACTTTCTGAAAAATGTCCGACTTCTCAGGGAACAGTTTACAGACTGATCTAGAGACTGAAACTGATTTATTGTTTCTCTGCAATGTTTTAATGGCCAGTGCTAtcagttctcttttctcatttgatCATATTGTCTTTCTCCGGGTTACTCTTCATCTGCTAAAACACTGGTATTGCAAAATATTTTAGGAGCTAAGAGAGGAAGTGGGGCTATGCTACAAAAAAATCCGTTTTCACTAGTCAGTAgcattctctctttgtttgcttCAGTGGAACAAATTTACATAATGCATAACATCACATGATAACACTTGCATCTACATGAGCACACAGATATGACCTGAAGAAACGTTATTAATCCTCTGGTGATCTGTCTGAACCAGGTAATCCCTATTCCAGTGTGTTCTTGCAACAATTTAAGTGTCAGATTAGTTTGAAATTGACCCGCTTTCATCAATTACTCACAGAGGGTCAGCCGCACAGTGGGGTCTACAGCTATGTCTAAGAACAGTCACTGGCAAACTGTAAAGGTTACATTGGTCTGGTGTCTTAGATGCCAGATAGGTTTCATCCTCCACTTTgcatgaatgagagaaatacaaatttgaatgaatatagcatcatataaatacattttcaactgTAAAAGTACATATTAGCTTAATTATAGCTTTGGGGAAAAGTAGTggtttaaaagttttaaaaaaatctcttacCTGAGTTGGTTGCTCTTTAGTATCCAGACCAGGAACTGAAGAACAAACTGGACTTGTGATCCCAAACACTCAGCCTGTAATCAGAGTTAAAATGTACAGTATTTTATAAACCCATCAACTTACTCCCTCTCACACCCtcccaccaccaacaccactgCCACCAACACATGGAGATTCAAACCAGTTCAAACTGGAGTCTCAGCGGCACTTGTCTAGTCTTATTCAGCTAATTTATCAGTCAAAGGTCAAGTAATGGTGAATGTTGCAAAACAGTTATATCCAAGTCATACAGCACatttgtgtggttttctgttAATATGAATCATCAGCTTGTTTTTCTCAGTAGATGTCAGGAATTGTCTGACTAACGATTCCATGAAAGAGGTCACCTCCTATCCTCCTGTCCACGTGTCTTTCTGTCCTCATGTCCTCATGTTCCACTGTATATATCTATGGATTTGTTTGATTATGAATTGGACATGTATTGATTCCTAATGGGGGGTGGCATGGCGGCACGGTCGCGCAGTGgctagcgctgtcacctcacagcaaaaaggtcCCGGGTTTGGTTCtcggccgggtggccagggttctttctgtgtggagtttgcatgttctccccgtgtctgggtttcctccaggagctccggtttcctcccacagtccaaagacatgcagggtAGATGAAGTGGAGACGCTAAATTGCCCCGGGTATGAATGTATGTTcgattgtgtttgtctgtgtgtctgccctgcgatggactggtgacctgtccagggtgtctccctgcctttcaccctatgaacgctgggatagcacccccccccccccccccccccccccccccccccccccccccccccgtgaccctgattaggataagcggcttagatcaCTGGCCCATTAAACTGACCAGAAATGAAGTTCTACATATTGCTGACTGGTGGAGCAATACTTTCTTCCTTAATGTTCAGTAGTGGACTTCAGTACTTGATGAGTACATGTCTGTACTCAGTTTCTCTAGAAGCCGTCCATATTTGTGCAATGTTGTGTAATATAAGTGAGGGTCATGATATGATGGCtaatagactgtgtgtgtgtgatcccaCTCATAAAATGAAGTTCATTTCCTAAACTGGGAGATCAGTGGGTTGACACCATTATGGTAATGAGATGACAGACTTATAAAGAGAATTACTGCTCTGTTCACCAAAACAGATGCTCACATCTTCAGTCTTATCACTGTAGCTTGTGTATTTCCCTGACACTGCGGCACTTTTAAAGTTACTCTACTTGTTCTATAGGTAAGGTAAGGAATCAGTCTTTTCAGGATTAACTGATATATACTAAACTATTACTAACACCAATGCTCCTTACACCAGGGCGGACAAATCTATAATcagcaaacactgaaacatttcagttaTTCTGTGATTAGCAGTtttgatgtttcattttgtacAGGAAATCAGTTTTTGTTTAATCATTCCTGCTGCTCTGAGAGTTCTGAATGCATAATCCAGATTAATTAGCTTTGAAATCAGTAATTACATTTAGTAATTGTGACCAATTACAGTATACAACCAAGCTAAGTATTTCAACTGAACATTAATGATTACTGATGAGCTGATAATGTATACAGAAATATTGTTGAAATATTGTCAGTTAAATGAGAAATTGGCAGTGAAAATGTTCATTGTTCTTATATTTTGTAGTAGTCTTTCTGATCTG
This sequence is a window from Chanos chanos chromosome 4, fChaCha1.1, whole genome shotgun sequence. Protein-coding genes within it:
- the gja13.2 gene encoding gap junction Cx32.2 protein, with protein sequence MGDWGFLSKLLDSVQAHSTVIGKIWMSVLFIFRILVLGAGAESVWGDEQSGFVCNTETPGCELVCYDWIFPISHIRFWVLQIIFVSTPTLVYLGHAVTVIHKENKLREQRQRDQTVKVPKYTDDNGRVRIRGTLLGSYLTQLFAKILIEIGFIVGQYYLYGFVMVPRFLCKKFPCHTKVECFMSRPTEKTIFIIFMLAVACVSLALNVLEVLYLLCKRIRTNSTKRYMGHFTSELDNSLPPLFPTDLTAADNFMHKEKVQFDSGKCPEGSSFD